In the Deinococcus roseus genome, GGGAGCGCCGAGCCGCCTCAAGCTCCCCGCCCCGGTCTGTTCCGTCAGCCATCAGCACAGCAAAACGGTCCCGTGGGCCGCGCCAGCGGACCACTTCAAGGGACCGTTTTTCCTTGAAAGCCCGAGGGGGGCCAGGCCCCCCGAGGGACCCCCACCCCTTGCGGGTGGGGGTCTGCCCTTGTGGGTTCACATGGCGATGGTCTGGAAGGGTTTGCTGCCCATGGTGCGGGCCACCACGTTTTCACGTTTCAGCACGATGGCTTTCTGGTTGCCTGCGTGAATGGTGCGGTTGCTGAATTCGGCGTGGGTGCTCCAGTGGGTGAGGGCATTGAACAGTGCCCAGAGGGTGCGGCCCAGCTCCTGGGTTTCTTGCAGGTACTGGTTCAGGATCAAGGCCTGAATTTTTTCGTTGGTGCCGGGCATGCTGGTGATGATGCTCAGCACCTGGTCGTCGGTGATGCTGCGCCGGGTCCAGGTTTTCCAGAGTTCTGCGGTGCTCTGGTAGGCGTTGAGGACTTTTTCCAGGTCGGCAAGTGCGCGTTCTTCAGCGTTGCGGGTGTGGCGGAATTGCAGCTCTTTGATTTTGGTTCCGATCACCATTCCGTTGCTGCAGATCAGGCGGAAGCCTCCGAACATGAAGCCGAAGCTGCTGGCCCCGTCGTAACTGTTGACTGCGCGAAGCCTGAGGGTCACGGTGTCCCCGTCCCGCACTTCAATTTTGTGCTGGGGAAAGTGGTATTCGCGCATGGATTGCCCTCCGCCGTAGCAGATGCTGTCCTGGGTGTACATGCCTTCGGTGTCCAGGCTTTTTTTCATCAGTTCTTCGAACTGGGGGAACACTTCATCGTTTTTGATCAGCTGGTAGCTTTTGCGTTGCACGGAAAGCACTTTTCCGGTGTCGGGTCGGATGATGGCTTTCCAGTCGGGGTTGGCTTTGCCGAGGATGTCTATGGGGGCTTCACTGACCGGGAAGTAGAGGGGGTCTGTGAGAATGGGGGTCTTGGTGAGGGGTCCGAGGGCTTGCACGGCTGGGGTGAAGGGGATCACGGTGGGCTGGTGGGGGTTCAGGGTGGTTGCGGTCATGGTGTTGCCTCCTTGATTAACTTATCTATGTATTAGTATACACCAAAAGCGAAATGTTGTCAACGTGTCTGCTGGAAAATTTCCTCACTGGACGCCTCTTTGTCTGCCTCAGCAGCAACATCGAAGCAGTGTTCACAAGCCTTGTAATTGCGTTCCTTGCCTGCCAGATCTGCAAAATGCACCGTGCGCAGACCACAGCAGTCACAAATGAAGGGGCTGGAGACCAGTTCCACAATCTCCCGGTCAAAACTCTGGTTCAACCGCACCCACTGGGCCTGCTGGCCTTGCAGTTCCAGCCGTGCATTGGCCTGCTGGCCTTGCAGTTCCAGCCGTGCATTGGCCTGCTGGCCACCCTGCAGATGGTACAGGGTTCCCAGTCTCTTGCCCTGGTGATGGATTTCCACATGTCTGGCTCCGGGCACTCCAGCCCGCACAAGGTGCCATCCTTCGGGTGCTTGCATTGCATTCTGGGTCATGGTGCTTCCTCCGCTCATAACTTATCTATATATTAGTATACACTCAATCAAGGCGAAAATCAATTCTTTTTTGCCTGATCCCTCTGCCTCCACAAAAGCCAATGCCCCGGTTTTCTGGCGCGCAGCGCTCCTTGAAAAGTCCTGACCCTTCGCGGAGGCGAATGGGGCAGGAGGTGCTGTAAGGCAGGGGGATGGCCCTTAAAGGGCGCGGAGCCGCCTCAAGCCCTGGGCCATCCCCTTTCCGTCAGCCATAGGCACAGCAAAACGGTCCCGTGGGCCGCGCCAGCGGACCACTTCAAGGGACCGTTTTTCGATAAAAGGACCCCGGCAGGCAAGGACCTGCCGGGGTTTGCCCTGGTCATGGGGTTGTGGAGTGCAGGTAATCATCAATCCACGGGGCGTACCGGTCTTCGATGGTGTTTTCAGGATCTGAGAGGAATTCCAGCAGGGCCACTTTGAGCAGGGGCTCATGCAATGGCTGGGGGTAGTGGTTTTGCAGGGTGCCATCTTCCTGAATTTTGGCCAGCACAAACCCGCCCACGAAAATGGTTCCGCTGTCGCTGAGGCCCAGGGGGCCGTACTGCGCTTTGAGTTCTTGGGGGGTGATCATGAATGCACCCTCACGGTCCACTGGTACTGCGAGTTCACCCACCACAGGCCATTTTCCTGTTCTCTCACCTGAGGCAGGTCATGAAGTTGTGCTTTGAGGATGGCTTCCAGCCAGTAATGAAAGTGGATGAGCACCACCCTGGAGAGGGCTGCGGGTGGATGCTGGGGTTTCCCTTCCTGCCAGGTGTACACGGGGCTGAGGTTGCCTCGGATCTGGCCGTGTTCGGTCACGCCCCAGCGGCCCTCAATGGTGAAGGTCTGGTTCTGGAAGGTGAAGGGGTGTTTGACGGCCTGGATGCTGAGTCTGTTTTGTTCTTTTTTGATGGCAATGTTCAGCATGCTGCTTCCTTTGGGGCAAGTGGGGCACTCTGCCCCACCTGGGAATGATGACATCGTGTGATGTCAGGTGTGGCGGCTGTACCCGTGAATCCAGATTTGTCCGGGGTCCTCGGGCAGGGGTTGCAGGTCATAGGAAACCAGCTGGTAGTGCCAGAAGGGGTTCTCGAAGTTGTGCCAGTGCATGAGGCCTGCGTAGTCGCGGGTGCGAATGGTGGTGAAGCCCACGGCTCCGGTGGGTTTGTACAGGTAGCGGTAGGTGCCACTCAGGTAATGAAAAGGGTCGGTGTGCAGGGGGGCTTCTGGCAGGGGCTGGAAGATGTCCATGCTGCGGATGTGGCTGGGGTGCTTTTCCTGGGTGGTTTCGTACAGCACCGTCCACGCTGCCGCCTGGGCTTTTTGCATGAAGTCTGCGAGGTCCACATCCCAGAACACGTACACCTTGCTCTGGTACTGGTGGCATTTGTTGCTGAGTTCTTTCAGCAGATCGAGTTCAGCGAGGTGCTTGCGGGGAACTTCGAGCCATGCGTCCGTGGCGTCCCGGAACATCTGGTAGGTTTCGGTGCGGCTGGGGGCCGGGGTGAAAATCAGGGTTTCAGCAAGGGTCAACATCACAACCTCCGTTTAACTTATCTGTTTATTAGTATACACCAATCGGAGAAGAGGCGCAATTTTCCTTTTGCCTGCTGTCAAAAACAGCGCGAAGCGCTTCCTTGAAAAAGTCCTGACCCTTCGCGGAGGCGAATGGGGGCAGGACGTGCTGTAAGGAAAGGGGATGGCCCTTAAAGGGCGCGGAGCCGCCTCAAGCCCTGGGCCATCCCCTTTCCGTCAGCCATAGGCACAGCAAAACGGTCCCGTGGGCCGCGCCAGCGGACCACTTCAAGGGACCGTTTTTCGATAAAAGCCCTCGGGGGGCCAGGCCCCCCGAGGGACCCCCACCCCTTTTGGGGTGGGGGTCTTGCCGTTAAAACAGAGGGGTCATCCCCCCTGTTTGGCTGCTGCGTAGGCTGCTTCCAGCAGGCTGGCGAGTTTGCCGGAGCGGGTGTCGCCTGCGTTTTTGGCCTGCTCCTCGATCCAGTCGAAGACGTTCTTCGGGATCTTGCAGCTGACCGGCTCGGTGCGGGGCTCCTGGGGTTCAGGGGCGGCCTGGGTGCGTGCGTACTGGGCCAGTTTGGCAGGGAGGCCGTCCGTCCATTTGATGAATTTCTCGATCTCGTAGGGAAACTGGAACTTGTGGTTTCCGTTGAGGGTGCCGTTTTCGGTGTACTTGCGCACGGTGAGGTTCCAACCGTCCCACTCGCACCGGTAGCTGTCCCATCCGAGGATGTCGTTGAGGGTTTTGATTTTGGCTTCTGCTTCGGATCTTTCCATGTGAGACACCGTCCTTATTAACTTATCTGTTTATTAGTATACACCCAAAACAGACAAATTGCAAGGGTTTTGCAGGTCTGGCACGGCATTCACCAGACCTGCAAAACCTCTGAACTTCACATGCGGGGGACGTAACTGTAGGTGCTGTCCAGACTGCACCGGGCTTCCTGAAGGGAGTACACGCCGCGTCCGGTCAAGGCCATGACCTCACTGGTGTATTGTTCCATCACCCTGAGCGCCTTGTCACTGGCAAGGCCACTTTCTTTCAACTTGCGGGCCAGCCAGTGACCCATGTTGTTTCTGCCCTGGCCACTGCGCACCAACCGCACGGCATTGTGCAGCAGGCTTGCAGCGTTGCTTTCCAGGGCTGCGGGGCTGGTGTCTTTCTCGCGGGGCTGGGCCTGCACAACTTCGGGCTTGCTGAGCATCCCGCAAGCCTCCAGCAACTCGGGGCACATTTCTTCAAGTTCGCAAAGGTCGTTGAAGCTGCGGAGTTGTTTGTAGGGGCCTTTGCTGTTGTGGCTGGGGGGCAACACGGCCATGCCTCCATCGGCGCGGATGTCCATTCCGGGGTAAAGGGTTCTGAGTTTTTCGTTGTTGTCCTGGGAGGTGGTGGACACCCTCCAGCCGGGGTGACGCACGTAAACGTGAAAACCTCCGCTGCCGGTTCTGACATGAGGCTCAAGTCCGAGTTTTTCCAGGGTCTGACGGCCCACTTCCCCGTCAAAGTCCAGCACCACCACGCCCGAGATGGCTCCGGTGACCAGGGCCACCGCTGCATTGTCGGTGTGGGCAAACCAGCGCTGAAGTTCCTGAGCGGTGGGCTGGCGGGTCTGGAAGGTTTTCCAGCTGGGTTTCTTTTTGGAGTTCTGACCGATGATGTAATGGCCGGTCCAGACCAGGTTGTAATGGGGGCCTTTTTCGTAGGCTCCACCTGAGTTGACGGGAACCACGGACCAGCCCCGATCAACGTACATCTGGGCGGCTTTGAGCAGTTTTGCGGTGGGTTCAGTCTGTGTCATGGTCCAACCTCCAAAAGCATAACTTATCTATAATTAGTATACACCCAAAACGATGAGCCGTCAAGCGTTCCACACGAGAAAAACCCAAATTTCAGCACCCCGAGTCTCCAGATCAGCGGACCTCACACTCGCCTGAGCGGCGTCTCAGGTGCCGCATGTCACCCCCACTGTGCGCATTTTTTTTGTTTTTTCGGGCAAGGAACAGGAGAGCACGCAGATGCAGATCCGGCAAGGGTGTTTTCTCCCTTGCCGGATCTGCACCCCAACGGGGCGGCGCAGCCGTCTGTGTGCTATGCTGGCTCCTCCGAAAAAACAGAAAAAGCTCTCAGTCGACGTAAAGTCCACCTCTGGAGCCGCTGTTGTCCTCCTGGCTCTGGCTGAAGCCCCACAGATCATGTTCGCGCGCAGCGCTCCTTGAAAAGTCCTGACCCTTCGCGGAGGCGAAAAGGGGGCAGGACGTGCTGTAAGGAAAGGGGATGGCCCTTAAAGGGCGCGGAGCCGCCTCAAGCCCTGGGCCATCCCCTTTCCGTCAGCCATAGGCACAGCAAAACGGTCCCGTGGGCCGCGCCAGCGGACCACTTCAAGGGACCGTTTTTCCATGAAAGGACCCCGGCAGGCCAAAGCCTGCCGGGGTTTGCCCTGGTCAGCTTTTCAGGCTGCCGGGTTGCGTTTGCGTTCGAGTGCGTATGCAATCACGGCGGTTTCCCTGCGCTGCTGGGCGCTCATGCTGCGCAGTTGCACAAGCCGGGTGGTGGGGTCCACCCCATCGAGCGGGTAATCCCGGCAGGTGCCGAGGGTGTGAAGTTTGCTGTTGATCCAGTGGTCCACCTCATCCTGGGGGTGCTCAATGGCGAGGTCTTTGAATTGGGGGCCGAGGACGTTCACCAGCTGCTGGTAGCTGACCTGGGCCTTGGGCTGGGCTTCGATGGTGAGGTTTCCGCTGGGGGTGCGTTGCACGGTGCCCTCCATGTCTGCCAGGATCTGGCAGACTTCTTTGGTGTGGGGTTCGGTGGTGGGGTAGGTTTGCTGGATGCGGGTGAGCAGGTCCGAAAGGCTGAGGCTTTCGCCCTGGCGGATCAGGTGGCTGAAGGTGCGAATTCCATTTTGTGCAGCGTCATTCATGATGGGCATTTGAGACCTCCTTGAGATTTGCGAATTCGGTGTACATCCATGCGGACGCTGTGTATCCGGGCATCAGTTCGGTGAGGATGCCTTTCATGCGGTTCAGCAGGTTTTCACCCTGCGATCCGGGGTAACTGCTGGCCTGTTTGCACTGGCAGAGGATGCAATCCAGAAACTTCAGGGCCTGCACCGGGCTGGTGGTGACGGTGAGGTTGCTGGAGCGCTTGATGTTGCTCACATCGGCCTCGGCGTTTCCTTCGGTGTATGCCTGAATGTTCAGGTCCATCACGGCATCTCTGGCTTGCAACAGTTCGCTGTACATGAACATGCCAGGGGCGTGTGCCTTTACGGTGTTCAGAACGATTTCGATTTGCTCCACGGGCACCAGAATCACAGTCATACCAACCTCCACTAACTTATCTGTCTATTAGTATACTAGAATTGAGATAAGTTGTCAAGTGTCCCACACACGAAATCTTCCTTTTTGCCTGCCCAACCAACCCCCGTGTTTCTAGATCGAACGCCCCAGAGCCGGTGCTGGAAACCCCGAAAAAAAAGACCATGAATCCTGAGCACAGCGACGCCTTGAACACCCAGAGGGCACCCCAGAACACCGTTCTGGGGTGTTTCCAGGGCAGCCCGCACCATCAACCCCCCGGGGAACAGCACTCCCCCACCCTCACCCCGTTTCTGAGTCTCAACCCCTTCACCGTCTGCTGTTCCCCGTTTCACTGGGAACCCCAACGGGCAGGGCTGCCCTGGAAATGCTCAAGGTCAGGATTCATGACCTCAAGTGCAGCACTTCTGTGCTGCACACCCCAACAGCGCAACGCGCTTCCTCAGAAAGTCCTGACCTTTCGCGGAGGCGAAAAGGGGCAGGACGTGCTGTAAGGCAGGGGGGTGGCTTTAAAGAGCGCGGAGCCGCCTCAAGCTCTGCGCCACCCCCTGCCGTCAGCCATGAGCACAGCAAAACGGTCCCGTGGGCCGCGCCAGCGGACCACTTAAGGGGACCGTTTTTCGATCAAAGCCCTCGGGGGGCCAGGCCCCCCGAGGGACCCCCACCCCTTTTGGGTGGGGGTGGTGTGGTTCAGAAGGGGCGTTCGGGGGCCAGCACGCCAGGGAGGGCGTATTCCATGCTGGGATGGTGGTCAATCAGCTCAAGGTGTTCTTTTTGCAGGGCGTGAATGAAATCCTGGGCGGCGGTGATCAGCTGGTGGGGGGTGAAGTTTCTGAGGTCCTGGGGTGGCCCGCTCAGCAGGTCTTTGAAAAGGCCTGTGAGGTCCATGCGGTAGATGGCCCGCATGCGGTTTGTGCCGGTGAGTTGGCTGTGTTCGTGAAGCTGGGCCAGACGGCCTGCAAAGTAAGCGTGCTGGGGTGGGCTGGGGTGGCTCCAGTTGGCGGGGGCGCTTCTGTGGTATTCAAAGGTGAACAGCAGGGTTTGCAGCTGGTCTGCGGGGTCGGGGTTGGGCAGGATGTTTGCGGGGTGGTCCACGATTTCCAGAATCCATTGAATGAACATCCGGTGTCCTTTCCTGCAGGAGAGGCCCAGGCCTCTCCTGTTTTGGCATCGTGCGATGTCAGTCGGCGGCGTTGGGGGTTTCTTCGGGCTGGGGTTCAAACCTTTGCAGGACTCCCCGGATGGCTTTGTGCACGCGGCTGACGGCTTTTTGCAGGTCTTCGGCGGTGGCGCTCCAGATGTGCAGGTAGTTTGCGGTGAGGGGAAGGGTGTCAATGCCGAGGTGGGCACACACGGCGTAGGCGGTAGCTTCGGCTTCGAGTTCTTTTTCCTCTTTGCTGCGTTCCACCCCGTCAAAGTGCAGGATGCAGTGGGCCATTTCGTGAATGAGGGTGCGGGTCTGGTGGCTGGGGGTGGGTTGCCGTGCAGGGTTGGAGTTGATGACGATGGTTTTGCCATCGGTGTACCCTCCCCTGTCGGGTCCGAGGTCACTGAAATGCACCGGGTACCCGCAGCGCTCCACCAGGGTTTGCAGGTCGGCGTGGCTGAAGTTGCCCTGCACCTCTCTGGCCAGGGTGGGCAGGTCTTGCCCTTCGGTTTGTGCAACATCGAAGATGGTCCCGAAGGTGATGCCGGTCATTTCCCGTTCGCCGGTGGTGGGGTTTTTGCGGGTGCAGGGCACCATGATGCGGATGCCTTTTTCGCCTTTTTTGACCTGGCGGCCCCGTTTCTTCCAGTCCTGGTAGCTGGCCACCTGGGTGGCCATGGGGTTTTGCATCTGGATCAGGATGGTGTTGCGGTAGGAATACTGGTGGAAGGTGGCGAGGTACTTGAGGTAGGCCAGCAGTTCTTCGCTGAAGCCCTGTTTCAGGCGCTCGGTGAGGCGCTCAAAAATCTGCTCGCACTGGGTTTTGAAGGTTTCCATCTGGGCGGCTTTCTCGGCTTTGTACTGGTCTTTCTCTTGCTGGGTGAACTCGCGCTTTTTCATGTGAACCCTCCATTAACTTATCTGTTTATAAGTATACACCCAAAAAGTCAGATTGTCAAGAAAACACCGTCCAGAACAGTTTTTCTTTTGCCTGCCCCTTCCTGCTTTCCTGGCAACCCACCTTCCGCATCGGTGATGCACCTGTGGTGCATCACCTTTACACCGCGCGCAGCGCTTCCTCAAAACGTTGTGACCCTTCGCGGAGGCGAATGGGGGCACAACCAGCTGTGAGGAAGGGGGAGGGGCCAAAAAGAGCGCCGAACCGCTTCAAGCTCTGGCCCCTCCCCCTTCCGTCAGCCATGAGCACAGCAAAACGGTCCCGTGGGCCGCGTCAGCGGAACACTTAAAAGGACCGTTTTTCGATATGAGCCCACAGGGGTGCTCTTCCCCTGTGGGACCCCCACCCTTTCAGGTGGGGGTCTGGCATTTCAGAAAGGGGTGTCTTGTTCCAGCAGGCCGGGCAGCACCTGATCGATCAGCGGGTGGTGGTCCCAGATGACCATGTCTTCGTCTTCCAGGGCCTCGATGGCCTGCCGGGCAGCCATGCGGAGTTCGTCCTGGGTGGCGTCTCCTGGGTGGAAGTGCAGCTGGTTTTCGGGGGTGATGAGCCGCCTGAAGAAGCTTTTGAGGTCCATGCGGTAGGTGGCCCGCATGGTGTGGGTGCTGAGGCTGTAGCCGAATTCGTGCAGCTGGGCCATGCTCCCATCGAAGTATGCGAATCTGGGGGGTTCCGGGTGGGTCCAGTTGGCCGGGGTGCGGCTGTTGTACTGGAAGGTCAGGAGGGTGTGCTGTTCGTACAGCTGTGGGGGGTTTTCGCTGGAAAGGATTTTGCTGTTGCTGTCGTGAATTTCGAGGATCCAGAGGATGAACATGGGTTTTCCTTTCTGACCGGAGAGGCCCAGGCCTCTCCGGTCGGTGGTGAGGTCAGTTGTTGCGCCAGGGCCTTTTGATTTGCAGGGGTCCGGTTTCCACCACTTTTCCCAGGAAGTCGGTGGTGGTGTAGGTTTGCTGGGTGTAATTTTCCTCATAGGTGCGGCCCTGGTTGCTTTTGTAGATGTAGACCAGTTCGGGTTCCTCCAGGGTGTCTTCGTATTCCCACCTTTCGGTTTCGGGCTGGGGGATCTGCTGGGTGGGGGCTGCGGTGATTGCACTGGGGTTGTTCATGTGAACCTCCATTGATTAACTTATCTGTTTATTAGTATACACTAAAATAAGCTTCCCGTCAAGGCCAAAAACGAAAAAAGCCGCTCTCAGGCGGCTTCCCCTTGCAGCAATCCCAGCACCACCGTTCGGGTTTCCGGGCTGATCGGAGCATGCTCGATGATCTCCCGCTTGTTTTCCAGGTACTCCAGGCAAGACCCCTGAAGGCTGTAACGCACGGCTTCCACCAGTTCCACTCCCCGCATGGATTCCCCTCTGGGTTGCCAGTAGCTGTCCTCCCGGTAGCAGATGCCCAGGGCCTGGCAGTGTTCACCCAGTTTGTGCTTCAGCTGGTGCAGTTCCTCGGTGTAGTCATCGCTCACAAAGTTCAGCAGGGCCACCTTTCCCCCTTGAGCCAGCATCTGGCTGAAAAACCGGTGGACGCTCTGAAGATCCTGAATGAATGCCTGTTCCCCTGCGGTCATGGTTGCACCTTCCCCTGGTCCAGCACTTTTTCGATCAGGTAGCCCGCGCTGGTCAGCGCCACTTTTTCGGCCTGACTGATGTTTCCAGCGTCATCCAGTTTGATGTGTGACACGTAGGTTTCTTGTGTACGGGTGTCTTTGACCAGAATCCGAATGCGTTGCACCATTGCCCTCACCTCTTTTAATTATCTTTCTATTAGTATACACCCAAAACGTCAGGCTGTCAACCGTCCAGAACACACTTTTTTCTTTTTGCCTGCCCAACCAAGCCCCGTGTTTCTAGATCGAACGCCCCAGAGCCGGTGCTGGAAACCCCGAAAAAAAAGACCATGAATCCTGAGCGCAGCGACGCCTTGAACACCCAGAGGGCACCCCAGAACACCGTTCTGGGGTGTTTCCAGGGCAGCCCGCACCATCAACCCCCCGGGGAACAGCACTCCCCCACCCTCACCCCGTTTCTGAGTCTCAACCCCTTCACCGTCTGCTGTTCCCCGTTTCACTGGGAACCCCAACGGGCAGGGCTGCCCTGGAAATGCTCAAGGTCAGGATTCATGACCTCAGGTGCAGCACTTCTGTGCTGCACACCCCAACAGCGCAACGCGCTTCCTCAGAAAGTCCTGACCTTTCGCGGAGGCGAATGGGGGCAGGACCACAGCAGAG is a window encoding:
- a CDS encoding DUF932 domain-containing protein gives rise to the protein MTATTLNPHQPTVIPFTPAVQALGPLTKTPILTDPLYFPVSEAPIDILGKANPDWKAIIRPDTGKVLSVQRKSYQLIKNDEVFPQFEELMKKSLDTEGMYTQDSICYGGGQSMREYHFPQHKIEVRDGDTVTLRLRAVNSYDGASSFGFMFGGFRLICSNGMVIGTKIKELQFRHTRNAEERALADLEKVLNAYQSTAELWKTWTRRSITDDQVLSIITSMPGTNEKIQALILNQYLQETQELGRTLWALFNALTHWSTHAEFSNRTIHAGNQKAIVLKRENVVARTMGSKPFQTIAM
- a CDS encoding bifunctional DNA primase/polymerase; this encodes MTQTEPTAKLLKAAQMYVDRGWSVVPVNSGGAYEKGPHYNLVWTGHYIIGQNSKKKPSWKTFQTRQPTAQELQRWFAHTDNAAVALVTGAISGVVVLDFDGEVGRQTLEKLGLEPHVRTGSGGFHVYVRHPGWRVSTTSQDNNEKLRTLYPGMDIRADGGMAVLPPSHNSKGPYKQLRSFNDLCELEEMCPELLEACGMLSKPEVVQAQPREKDTSPAALESNAASLLHNAVRLVRSGQGRNNMGHWLARKLKESGLASDKALRVMEQYTSEVMALTGRGVYSLQEARCSLDSTYSYVPRM
- a CDS encoding ArdC-like ssDNA-binding domain-containing protein, producing the protein MKKREFTQQEKDQYKAEKAAQMETFKTQCEQIFERLTERLKQGFSEELLAYLKYLATFHQYSYRNTILIQMQNPMATQVASYQDWKKRGRQVKKGEKGIRIMVPCTRKNPTTGEREMTGITFGTIFDVAQTEGQDLPTLAREVQGNFSHADLQTLVERCGYPVHFSDLGPDRGGYTDGKTIVINSNPARQPTPSHQTRTLIHEMAHCILHFDGVERSKEEKELEAEATAYAVCAHLGIDTLPLTANYLHIWSATAEDLQKAVSRVHKAIRGVLQRFEPQPEETPNAAD